A single region of the Rathayibacter rathayi genome encodes:
- a CDS encoding sensor domain-containing protein, with protein sequence MSTASTALEEAARAYLRLWRGLPREALSLVAAVPVAMLGALCAGLALAVTLGLVGVLIGLVFLPAALYTARVFSRAAVGLDVLAGRPAVPHPQWRRPPASIAPSTFALYGPVIDGHYWLALLHTLVVGPLVALLFGLLLALWTWAGIGGLAAALGAPPAPPVCWPRTAPRC encoded by the coding sequence ATGAGCACCGCGTCGACCGCGCTCGAGGAGGCCGCTCGCGCGTACCTTCGGCTGTGGCGCGGGCTGCCCCGGGAGGCGCTCTCGCTCGTCGCCGCCGTGCCCGTCGCTATGCTCGGCGCCCTCTGCGCGGGCCTTGCTCTCGCGGTGACCCTCGGACTCGTGGGCGTCCTGATCGGCCTCGTCTTCTTGCCGGCCGCCCTCTACACGGCGCGCGTATTCTCCCGCGCCGCCGTCGGCCTCGACGTCCTCGCCGGGCGCCCCGCCGTGCCGCACCCGCAGTGGCGGCGGCCACCGGCCTCCATCGCGCCGTCGACGTTCGCCCTGTACGGCCCCGTGATAGATGGCCACTACTGGCTCGCGCTGCTGCACACGCTCGTCGTCGGTCCACTCGTCGCCCTGCTGTTCGGGCTGCTTCTCGCGCTGTGGACCTGGGCGGGGATCGGCGGGCTGGCGGCCGCCCTGGGGGCGCCGCCGGCCCCGCCCGTCTGCTGGCCGAGAACGGCGCCGCGCTGCTGA
- a CDS encoding Dps family protein, translating into MSSTSVTSHTSSNPDVASGVAQFLSPVVVEMTALVVNGKQAHWHVRGANFIGVHELLDAIVGRAIEWADLAAERVVALGLPVDARIQTVASATQSEPLTPGFQRSENAIVEIIRQMDVAISVVNTAIAELAEIDASSQDVAIEIGRGLEKDRWFLFAHVSES; encoded by the coding sequence ATGTCTAGCACGTCCGTCACGTCACACACCTCCTCGAACCCCGATGTAGCCTCCGGAGTCGCTCAATTCCTCAGCCCCGTCGTCGTCGAGATGACCGCGCTCGTCGTCAACGGCAAGCAAGCGCACTGGCACGTCCGCGGCGCCAACTTCATCGGCGTCCACGAGCTGCTCGACGCGATCGTCGGCCGCGCCATCGAGTGGGCTGATCTGGCCGCCGAGCGCGTGGTCGCTCTGGGCCTCCCGGTGGACGCCCGCATCCAGACCGTCGCCTCGGCGACGCAGTCCGAGCCGCTCACCCCCGGCTTCCAGCGCTCCGAGAACGCGATCGTCGAGATCATCCGCCAGATGGACGTTGCGATCTCGGTCGTGAACACGGCGATCGCCGAGCTCGCCGAGATCGACGCGAGCAGCCAGGACGTCGCCATCGAGATCGGCCGCGGCCTCGAGAAGGACCGCTGGTTCCTCTTCGCGCACGTCAGCGAGAGCTGA
- a CDS encoding amidohydrolase, with protein sequence MSRGLLLRGARLLGSSRPCAVLLREGRLAAIGPEVVPARGDDVRDLDGRWLLPGLWDEHVHFSQWAMTAPRLDVSAAASARETADAVRQRLAEQPGAGTLIGFGFRDGLWPEPPTTALLDEVSPARPVVLISGDLHCAWLNSAAYRQYGVAAQRELVREDPCFELVTALGALGEDELDALVDTAAGRAAARGVVGVVDLEMGWNAGDWTRRVGRGTRSLRVETGVYRDDLDRALAEGLRSGDDLPGGEGLLRMGPLKVLIDGSLNTRTAYCAHPYADHDGYGVLTVEPAELDELLARAAAGGIRSTVHAIGDAAATLALDALGRVGGGRIEHAQLLADTDLPRFAALGVEAGVQPAHALDDREVAERYWPGRTGRAFPLRSLLDSGARVVLGSDAPVAPLDPWVAVSAAVFRALPGDEPWHPEQRMSVEEAIIASTRVRRLMPAIGDPADLVVVERDPLRCDCAELRSMPVAATLLGGRFTHGA encoded by the coding sequence ATGAGCCGCGGGCTCCTGCTGCGGGGCGCCCGTCTCCTCGGGTCCTCCAGGCCCTGTGCTGTGCTCCTGCGCGAGGGCCGGCTGGCGGCGATCGGTCCCGAGGTCGTGCCCGCACGGGGCGATGACGTGCGCGACCTCGACGGGCGCTGGCTCCTGCCCGGGCTCTGGGACGAGCACGTCCACTTTTCGCAGTGGGCGATGACGGCCCCGCGCCTAGACGTGTCGGCTGCCGCCTCAGCCCGCGAGACGGCGGACGCCGTGCGGCAGCGGCTGGCGGAGCAGCCGGGTGCCGGCACGCTGATCGGCTTCGGTTTCCGCGACGGGCTCTGGCCGGAGCCCCCGACGACCGCGCTGCTCGATGAGGTCTCTCCCGCGCGGCCGGTCGTGCTGATCAGCGGCGACCTGCACTGCGCCTGGCTGAATTCGGCCGCGTATCGGCAATACGGCGTCGCTGCGCAGCGAGAGCTCGTCCGTGAGGACCCCTGCTTCGAGCTGGTCACCGCGCTGGGCGCGCTCGGCGAGGACGAGCTCGATGCTCTGGTCGATACAGCGGCCGGGCGGGCGGCGGCACGGGGAGTAGTCGGCGTCGTCGACCTCGAAATGGGCTGGAACGCGGGCGACTGGACCCGCCGCGTCGGCCGCGGCACGCGCTCCCTTCGCGTCGAGACGGGCGTCTACCGCGACGACCTCGACCGGGCCCTGGCCGAGGGGCTGCGCTCGGGCGATGACCTCCCCGGCGGTGAGGGACTACTGCGGATGGGTCCACTCAAGGTCCTCATCGACGGCTCCCTGAACACCCGGACCGCCTACTGCGCCCACCCGTACGCCGACCACGACGGCTACGGCGTACTCACGGTGGAGCCCGCCGAACTCGACGAGCTGCTCGCCCGCGCGGCAGCCGGCGGCATCCGCTCGACGGTGCACGCGATCGGCGACGCGGCGGCGACCCTCGCCCTGGATGCGCTCGGCCGGGTGGGCGGGGGACGCATCGAGCACGCCCAGCTCCTCGCGGACACCGACCTGCCGCGTTTCGCGGCGCTCGGCGTCGAGGCCGGGGTGCAGCCCGCACATGCACTCGATGATCGCGAGGTGGCGGAGCGCTACTGGCCGGGACGCACCGGTCGCGCGTTCCCGCTCCGCTCGCTACTGGACTCCGGAGCGCGCGTGGTGCTCGGTTCGGATGCGCCAGTCGCACCGCTGGATCCGTGGGTCGCCGTCTCGGCCGCGGTCTTCCGGGCGCTCCCCGGCGACGAGCCGTGGCACCCGGAGCAGCGGATGAGTGTGGAGGAGGCGATCATCGCCTCGACCCGAGTGCGGCGGTTGATGCCCGCGATCGGCGATCCGGCCGACCTGGTCGTCGTCGAGCGTGATCCGCTCCGCTGCGACTGCGCCGAACTCCGCTCCATGCCTGTCGCGGCGACGCTCCTGGGCGGACGCTTCACGCACGGAGCCTGA
- a CDS encoding Fpg/Nei family DNA glycosylase, whose amino-acid sequence MPEGHSVHRIALQFERDVVGHRVATSSPQGRFTEGAAVLDGRELRESTAVGKHLLLRFEGELTLHVHLGLYGAWDFLGHVSPLFPDGKAGSSIGAPRRRRAVRLSETEHETDSELDEFPPPPVGAVRVRIQTEETVADLRGPTACEVMDPAQVDALLARLGPDPAAEDSEEARERFVSRLRKTATPVGLVLMDQSVVSGIGNIYRAELLYRAGLDPHTPGKQVPLEVAQALWRDWAYLLEDGIRTGMMITRRGLTGAERSKAVRSRAERNYVYKREGLPCRVCGTNVLLEEIGARKLYWCPVCQS is encoded by the coding sequence GTGCCCGAGGGGCACTCCGTCCACCGGATCGCGCTGCAGTTCGAGCGCGACGTCGTCGGGCACCGCGTCGCGACCAGCAGCCCCCAGGGTCGCTTCACCGAGGGAGCCGCGGTGCTCGACGGGCGGGAGCTGCGCGAGTCGACCGCTGTCGGCAAGCACCTGCTGCTCCGCTTCGAGGGGGAGCTGACCCTGCATGTGCACCTCGGCCTCTACGGCGCGTGGGACTTCCTCGGGCACGTCTCGCCGCTGTTCCCGGATGGGAAGGCCGGGAGCAGCATCGGCGCCCCGCGCCGTCGCCGCGCGGTGCGCCTCTCCGAGACGGAGCACGAGACCGACTCCGAACTCGACGAGTTCCCGCCGCCGCCCGTGGGGGCGGTGCGGGTGCGCATCCAGACGGAGGAGACCGTCGCCGACCTGCGCGGCCCCACCGCGTGCGAGGTGATGGACCCGGCCCAGGTCGACGCCCTGCTCGCACGGCTTGGCCCGGATCCGGCGGCCGAGGACTCCGAGGAGGCGCGCGAGCGCTTCGTGAGTCGGCTGCGCAAGACGGCCACTCCGGTCGGCCTGGTGCTGATGGACCAGTCCGTCGTCAGCGGCATCGGCAACATCTACCGCGCCGAGCTGCTGTACCGCGCCGGTCTGGATCCGCACACGCCCGGCAAGCAGGTGCCACTCGAGGTGGCGCAGGCGCTCTGGCGCGACTGGGCGTATCTGCTCGAGGACGGCATCCGAACGGGGATGATGATCACGCGCCGCGGCCTGACAGGGGCCGAGCGCTCGAAGGCCGTTCGCAGCCGCGCCGAGCGTAACTACGTCTACAAGCGCGAGGGGTTGCCGTGCCGGGTCTGCGGGACGAACGTCCTACTCGAGGAGATCGGTGCGCGCAAGCTCTACTGGTGCCCGGTGTGCCAGTCCTGA
- a CDS encoding ribose-5-phosphate isomerase → MRIHLATDHAGLDFSRHLIEHLGAAGHEVIDHGPTSYDPLDDYPSFCINAAAAVVRDQEAGVQALGVVFGGSGNGEQIAANKVTGVRAALVWNLSTAVLARQHNDANVISIGARQHSVEEATDFIDAFVAEPFSFEERHVRRIAQLAEYEATGDIAGRVVDSAAKEH, encoded by the coding sequence GTGCGCATCCACCTCGCCACGGACCACGCAGGGCTGGACTTCAGCCGCCACCTGATCGAGCACCTGGGTGCCGCCGGCCACGAGGTGATCGACCACGGTCCCACCTCCTACGATCCGTTGGACGACTATCCGTCCTTCTGCATCAACGCCGCGGCCGCGGTCGTGCGCGATCAGGAGGCGGGGGTTCAGGCCCTCGGCGTCGTCTTCGGCGGCTCGGGCAATGGCGAGCAGATCGCGGCGAACAAGGTCACCGGTGTGCGTGCGGCTCTGGTCTGGAATCTCAGCACCGCGGTGCTCGCCCGCCAGCACAACGACGCCAACGTCATCTCGATCGGTGCGCGCCAGCACTCGGTCGAGGAGGCGACCGATTTCATCGACGCGTTCGTCGCCGAGCCCTTCAGCTTCGAGGAGCGCCATGTGCGCCGCATCGCGCAGCTCGCCGAGTACGAGGCCACCGGTGATATCGCCGGCCGGGTCGTCGACTCCGCCGCGAAGGAGCACTGA
- a CDS encoding DsbA family protein codes for MTSVHFWFDPSCPWAWMTSRFVDEVTPARELDVQWHIMSLAVLNEDKDVDDFYRAFLPRALRYTRLVAAVAEREGREYLKPLYDALGTRIHVGGRSDADAVIAESLAELGLPADLAAYADSDEYDEPMRASHADGIGRVGQDVGTPVIAIGDVAFFGPVISPTPRGEQALTLWDGIVAAASFDGFFELKRSRTRDPQFD; via the coding sequence ATGACCTCTGTGCACTTCTGGTTTGATCCCTCCTGCCCGTGGGCCTGGATGACTTCGCGATTCGTGGACGAGGTGACCCCCGCCCGCGAGCTCGACGTGCAGTGGCACATCATGAGCCTCGCCGTCCTCAACGAGGACAAGGACGTGGACGACTTCTACCGCGCCTTCCTCCCTCGGGCGCTGCGCTACACGCGCCTGGTCGCCGCCGTCGCCGAGCGTGAGGGCCGCGAATACCTGAAGCCGCTCTATGACGCGCTCGGCACCCGGATCCATGTGGGCGGCCGCTCCGACGCCGACGCGGTCATCGCCGAGTCGCTCGCCGAGCTCGGGCTCCCCGCGGACCTCGCCGCGTACGCCGACTCGGACGAGTACGACGAGCCGATGCGCGCCTCCCACGCCGACGGCATCGGGCGCGTCGGTCAGGACGTCGGAACACCGGTTATCGCGATCGGAGACGTCGCGTTCTTCGGCCCGGTCATCTCACCGACCCCGCGGGGTGAGCAGGCGCTCACGCTCTGGGACGGCATCGTCGCGGCGGCCTCGTTCGATGGCTTCTTCGAACTCAAGCGCTCACGGACCCGCGACCCGCAGTTCGACTGA
- the pepN gene encoding aminopeptidase N — protein MPGDNLTRSEAQQRASLIQVHDYDIALDLTRGAETFLSTTTVRFSATDHASSFIDAITRTVHSVTLNGVELDPADVADGMRIRLDSLAADNELTVVADALYTNTGEGLHRFVDPVDGEVYLYSQFEVPDSRRVFAVFEQPDLKALFRFTVTAPAQWQVVSNQPTPAPVAAGEGRATWSFEPTPRISSYITALIAGPYVVETDSLVSSDGRTIPLGVFARASLAPFLDADYVFEKTKQGFAFYEEKFGVPYPFAKYDQLFVPEFNAGAMENAGAVTFTETYVFRSKVTDAVKERRVVTILHELAHMWFGDLVTMKWWNDLWLNESFAEYASTLATAEATEWTEAWTTFAAMEKSWAYRQDQLPSTHPIVATINDLEDVQVNFDGITYAKGASVLKQLVAWVGEKEFLAGVHEYFVKHAFSNTELRDLLVELEATSGRDLTEWSAQWLETAGVNTLHPEIAVDESGAVASFAILQSAAEEYPTVRPHRLAIGLYDFEGERLVRVDRLELDVDGERTEVPELIGRTRPALVLLNDDDLAYAKIRLDADSLAVAIEHLAGIESPLARSLVWGSAWDATRDAETAPRDFVRLVLGNIATETESTTLRTVLNQLVTTATQYVAPQYRAEVVEEAGDQLWTLAQRAEAGSDAQFQFVRFFAVLASTPGHLEAVQALLDGSAALDGLDIDTDLGWELLIALVAGGRAGAEEIDAALASDNTATGQQSAAHARAALPTAKAKRAAWDSVTADDSAPNTIVRSTGLGFQRVADPRLLDAMIPVYFDALRSLWESKSYKIAEYLVVGFYPAATPSQQIVDATRAWLDANPEIPALRRLVIENLAGVERALRAQERDTRG, from the coding sequence GTGCCAGGAGACAACCTCACCCGCAGCGAGGCGCAGCAGCGCGCCTCCCTGATCCAGGTCCACGATTACGACATCGCTCTGGACCTGACCCGGGGTGCCGAGACCTTCCTCAGCACGACCACGGTGCGCTTCTCCGCCACCGACCATGCGTCCAGCTTCATCGACGCGATTACCCGCACGGTCCACTCCGTCACCCTCAACGGCGTCGAGCTCGATCCGGCCGACGTCGCCGACGGCATGCGCATCCGGCTCGACTCCCTCGCCGCCGACAACGAGCTGACCGTCGTCGCCGACGCGCTCTACACCAATACGGGCGAGGGCCTGCACCGCTTCGTCGACCCTGTCGACGGGGAGGTGTACCTGTACTCGCAGTTCGAGGTCCCCGACTCCCGCCGCGTCTTCGCGGTCTTCGAGCAGCCGGACCTCAAGGCTCTGTTCCGCTTCACCGTCACCGCGCCCGCGCAGTGGCAGGTCGTCTCGAACCAGCCGACGCCCGCGCCCGTCGCGGCGGGCGAGGGGAGGGCAACCTGGAGCTTCGAGCCCACGCCGCGCATCTCCTCCTACATCACAGCCCTCATCGCCGGGCCGTACGTGGTCGAGACCGATTCCCTCGTCTCCTCCGACGGCCGCACGATCCCGCTCGGCGTCTTCGCCCGCGCCTCGCTCGCGCCCTTCCTCGACGCCGACTATGTGTTCGAGAAGACGAAGCAGGGTTTCGCGTTCTACGAGGAGAAGTTCGGCGTCCCCTACCCGTTCGCCAAGTACGACCAGCTGTTCGTGCCCGAGTTCAACGCGGGAGCGATGGAGAACGCGGGAGCGGTGACCTTCACCGAGACCTATGTGTTCCGCTCGAAGGTGACCGACGCGGTCAAGGAACGCCGGGTCGTCACGATCCTGCACGAACTCGCGCACATGTGGTTCGGCGACCTGGTCACGATGAAGTGGTGGAACGACCTCTGGCTGAACGAGTCGTTCGCCGAATACGCCTCCACCCTCGCCACCGCCGAGGCCACCGAATGGACCGAGGCATGGACCACGTTCGCCGCGATGGAGAAGAGCTGGGCCTACCGCCAGGACCAGCTGCCCTCCACGCACCCGATCGTCGCGACGATCAACGACCTGGAGGACGTCCAGGTCAACTTCGACGGCATCACCTACGCCAAAGGTGCCTCGGTGCTGAAGCAGCTCGTTGCATGGGTCGGCGAGAAGGAGTTCCTCGCGGGAGTGCACGAGTACTTCGTGAAGCACGCGTTCTCGAACACCGAGCTGCGAGACCTGCTGGTCGAACTCGAGGCGACCAGCGGGCGCGACCTCACCGAATGGTCGGCGCAGTGGCTCGAGACGGCGGGCGTGAACACGCTCCACCCCGAGATCGCGGTCGACGAGAGCGGAGCGGTCGCGTCGTTCGCGATCTTGCAGAGTGCGGCCGAGGAGTATCCGACGGTCCGCCCGCACCGCCTCGCGATAGGGCTGTACGACTTCGAGGGCGAGCGCCTCGTCCGAGTGGACCGCCTCGAACTCGACGTGGACGGTGAGCGCACCGAGGTGCCCGAGCTGATCGGGCGCACCCGCCCGGCCCTCGTTCTCCTCAACGACGACGACCTCGCCTATGCGAAGATCCGTCTCGATGCGGACTCGCTCGCCGTCGCCATCGAACACCTCGCGGGCATCGAGAGCCCGCTGGCCCGCTCGCTGGTCTGGGGCTCCGCCTGGGACGCGACCCGCGATGCCGAGACCGCCCCGCGCGACTTCGTTCGCCTCGTGCTCGGCAACATCGCCACCGAGACCGAATCCACGACGCTGCGCACGGTCCTCAACCAGCTCGTCACCACGGCCACCCAGTACGTCGCTCCGCAGTACCGGGCCGAGGTCGTCGAGGAGGCGGGCGATCAGCTCTGGACGCTCGCTCAGCGCGCCGAGGCCGGCAGCGACGCGCAGTTCCAGTTCGTCCGGTTCTTCGCGGTGCTCGCGTCCACCCCGGGCCACCTCGAGGCCGTGCAGGCGCTGCTCGACGGCTCCGCAGCGCTGGACGGCCTCGACATCGACACCGATCTCGGCTGGGAGCTGCTGATCGCCCTCGTCGCAGGAGGCCGCGCCGGAGCGGAGGAGATCGACGCGGCACTCGCCTCGGACAACACGGCGACCGGCCAGCAGTCGGCGGCGCACGCCCGCGCCGCTCTGCCGACGGCGAAGGCGAAGCGAGCGGCCTGGGACTCGGTGACAGCCGACGACTCGGCGCCGAACACGATCGTCCGCTCGACCGGCCTCGGCTTTCAGCGGGTCGCCGACCCGCGCCTGCTCGACGCGATGATCCCGGTCTACTTCGACGCCCTCCGCTCGCTCTGGGAGTCTAAGAGCTACAAGATTGCGGAGTACCTCGTCGTCGGCTTCTACCCGGCCGCCACGCCCTCGCAGCAGATCGTCGACGCCACCCGCGCTTGGCTCGATGCGAACCCGGAGATTCCGGCGCTGCGCCGCCTCGTGATCGAGAACCTGGCTGGCGTGGAGCGCGCGCTCCGCGCCCAGGAGCGCGACACCCGGGGCTGA
- a CDS encoding bifunctional 2-methylcitrate synthase/citrate synthase: MSTTDQDIRKGLVGVVVDTTAVSKVDPESNALLYRGYPVQELAAGTSFEDVAWLLWHGELPTREQAAQLAAVERAHRALAAEVRAVIDQLPLSAHPMDVLRTAVSVVGALECDPDGDAPGAVLERSVRLWAALPAIVAYSQRRRHGLEPVEPRDDLGYSENFLWMTFGAVPEPVVVNAFRVSLVLYAEHSFNASTFTARVVTSTLSDVYSAVTAAVGALKGPLHGGANEAVLHMLDEVGTGTEATRRAQEWLADALGHKRKVMGFGHRVYKSGDSRVPTMDAALRRLAEHEGAAELMELYDALAEAMAQRTGILPNLDYPSGPAYRLMGFDTETFTPLFVAARVVGWTAHVIEQRGSNALIRPLSAYDGPQRRSVPQR; the protein is encoded by the coding sequence ATGAGCACGACTGACCAGGACATCCGCAAGGGACTCGTGGGGGTCGTCGTCGATACGACGGCGGTGTCGAAGGTCGACCCGGAGTCGAATGCGCTGCTCTATCGCGGCTATCCGGTGCAAGAGCTCGCCGCCGGGACCTCGTTCGAGGATGTGGCCTGGCTGCTCTGGCACGGCGAACTGCCCACGCGCGAACAGGCTGCGCAGCTCGCGGCCGTGGAGCGTGCCCATCGCGCCCTCGCCGCGGAGGTCCGCGCGGTGATCGACCAGCTACCGCTCTCGGCACATCCGATGGACGTGCTGCGGACGGCGGTCAGCGTCGTGGGTGCGCTCGAGTGTGATCCGGACGGCGACGCACCCGGGGCCGTGCTCGAGCGCTCCGTGCGGCTGTGGGCGGCTCTGCCTGCGATCGTCGCCTACTCGCAGCGACGCAGGCACGGCCTGGAGCCCGTCGAGCCTCGGGACGACCTGGGCTACTCCGAGAACTTCCTCTGGATGACGTTCGGAGCGGTGCCGGAGCCGGTAGTCGTGAATGCCTTCCGCGTCTCACTGGTGCTCTACGCCGAGCACTCCTTCAATGCGTCCACCTTCACCGCGCGCGTCGTGACGTCGACGCTCTCGGATGTCTACTCCGCCGTCACCGCGGCGGTCGGCGCGCTGAAGGGCCCGCTGCACGGCGGTGCGAACGAGGCGGTGCTCCACATGCTGGACGAGGTCGGCACCGGCACCGAGGCGACGCGGCGGGCGCAGGAGTGGCTCGCCGACGCGCTCGGGCACAAGCGGAAGGTGATGGGGTTCGGGCACAGGGTGTACAAGTCGGGAGACTCGCGCGTGCCGACGATGGACGCCGCGCTCCGCCGCCTCGCCGAGCACGAGGGCGCCGCCGAGCTGATGGAGCTCTACGACGCACTGGCCGAGGCGATGGCCCAGCGGACGGGCATCCTGCCCAACCTGGACTACCCGTCGGGTCCCGCCTACCGCCTGATGGGCTTCGACACCGAGACCTTCACGCCTCTGTTCGTGGCGGCGCGGGTGGTGGGCTGGACGGCGCATGTGATCGAGCAGCGCGGTTCGAACGCGCTGATCCGACCGCTCTCGGCGTACGACGGGCCGCAGCGCCGCTCGGTCCCGCAGCGCTGA
- the prpB gene encoding methylisocitrate lyase: MLHSTRTPAEKRRLFRERLASGELLQLPGAFTPLSARLIEAKGFDGIYVSGAVLSAELGLPDIGLTTLSEVAGRGQQISRMTDLPVLVDADTGFGEPLNVARTVQMLEDAGVAGLHIEDQVNPKRCGHLDGKAVVDEATSVRRIAAAVDARRDSELVIMARTDIRALDGLPAAIDRAKRLVDAGADAVFPEAMRDLSEFEAVRAAIDVPILANMTEFGKSELFTAQQLADVGVNIVIHPVSLLRIAMGAAMRALDTLKAEGSLRSQVPSMQTRAELYELLDYASYSHFDEGVFDFSLADHFGA; the protein is encoded by the coding sequence ATGCTCCACTCCACCCGGACTCCCGCCGAGAAACGCCGCCTGTTCCGCGAGCGCCTCGCCTCGGGCGAGCTGCTTCAGCTGCCCGGTGCCTTCACTCCGCTCTCGGCGCGACTGATCGAGGCCAAGGGCTTCGACGGGATCTATGTATCGGGCGCCGTGCTCTCGGCCGAGTTGGGACTGCCGGACATCGGGCTGACCACCCTCTCCGAGGTCGCCGGCCGCGGGCAGCAGATCTCGCGGATGACCGACCTCCCGGTTCTGGTGGACGCCGACACCGGCTTCGGCGAGCCGTTGAATGTGGCGCGCACGGTGCAGATGCTCGAGGACGCCGGAGTCGCAGGGCTGCACATCGAGGACCAGGTGAACCCCAAGCGTTGCGGGCACCTGGACGGTAAGGCCGTCGTCGACGAGGCGACCTCGGTGCGCAGGATCGCCGCGGCGGTCGACGCGCGCCGTGACTCCGAGCTGGTGATCATGGCGCGCACCGACATCCGAGCCCTCGACGGGCTGCCGGCCGCGATCGACCGGGCGAAGCGGCTGGTCGACGCCGGGGCCGACGCGGTCTTCCCGGAGGCGATGCGCGACCTGTCCGAGTTCGAGGCGGTCCGCGCGGCGATCGACGTGCCGATCCTCGCCAACATGACGGAGTTCGGCAAGAGCGAGCTGTTCACGGCGCAGCAGCTCGCCGACGTCGGCGTGAACATCGTGATTCACCCGGTGTCGCTGCTGCGGATCGCGATGGGTGCGGCGATGCGCGCGCTCGACACCCTCAAGGCCGAGGGGTCGCTCCGTTCGCAGGTGCCCAGTATGCAGACGCGCGCAGAACTCTACGAGCTGCTGGATTACGCCTCCTACAGCCACTTCGACGAGGGCGTCTTCGACTTCTCACTCGCCGACCACTTCGGCGCATGA